A window from Leifsonia shinshuensis encodes these proteins:
- a CDS encoding response regulator transcription factor has product MTDTARVLIAEDDSRLAGMLDTLLRSEGFDVEVARDGQRALHLGLTGAFAVIVLDRGLPAIEGLDVLRRLRENGVTTPILVLSALGTAPDRVDGLNAGAEDYLAKPFDIDELVARVRALNRRASSVVPTVRFPGGRLDTDSRTVTVDDGRRTVLSERESALLERLARRPRQVFSRAVLLDEVFADADDPGVVDTYVHHLRRKFGRTLIETVRGVGYRMGSL; this is encoded by the coding sequence ATGACGGACACGGCGCGCGTGCTCATCGCCGAGGACGACAGCCGCCTGGCCGGGATGCTGGACACGCTGCTCCGCTCGGAGGGGTTCGACGTCGAGGTCGCGCGCGACGGGCAGCGCGCCCTGCACCTCGGGCTGACCGGCGCCTTCGCCGTGATCGTCCTCGACCGCGGGTTGCCGGCGATCGAGGGCCTGGATGTGCTGCGACGGCTGCGCGAGAACGGCGTCACCACGCCCATCCTCGTCCTCTCCGCTCTCGGCACGGCACCCGACCGGGTCGACGGACTCAACGCCGGCGCCGAGGACTATCTGGCGAAGCCCTTCGACATCGACGAGCTCGTCGCCCGCGTCCGCGCTCTGAACCGGCGCGCATCCTCGGTGGTGCCGACCGTCCGCTTCCCCGGTGGACGGCTCGACACCGACAGCAGGACGGTCACGGTCGACGACGGACGACGCACGGTGCTCTCCGAGCGCGAGTCCGCCCTGCTGGAGCGGCTCGCCCGCCGGCCCAGGCAGGTCTTCTCGCGCGCGGTCCTGCTCGACGAGGTCTTCGCCGACGCCGACGATCCCGGAGTGGTGGACACGTACGTCCACCACCTGCGCCGTAAGTTCGGCCGCACGCTCATCGAGACGGTGCGCGGCGTCGGCTACCGGATGGGGTCGCTGTGA
- a CDS encoding FAD:protein FMN transferase, whose translation MRFRETVMGIPMSIDIRDDRDAAPAAERAFAVLRAADRRFSPYLPSSELSRANAGEPVALSDDFREVVAIGEAAARASGGAFRIRRPDGSWDLDGVVKGWAAARAARELAADGLRDYSLNAGGDVVVAGSPGDGALWNVGIRSPHDPAAMLAVLALTDGAVATSGAYERGSHIVDGRDDSPAGGLLSATVIADDLTTADVLATAVFALGADGLHWAIEQGARGVLAMDAAGRILGVGELPFARPAAAG comes from the coding sequence GTGAGGTTCCGGGAGACGGTGATGGGCATCCCGATGTCCATCGACATCCGGGACGACAGGGATGCGGCGCCCGCGGCCGAGCGGGCGTTCGCCGTGCTGCGGGCGGCCGACCGCCGCTTCAGCCCCTACCTGCCGAGCAGCGAGCTGAGCCGTGCCAACGCCGGCGAGCCTGTCGCGCTGAGCGACGACTTCCGCGAGGTGGTGGCGATCGGCGAGGCGGCCGCGCGCGCATCGGGCGGCGCCTTCCGCATCCGCCGGCCCGACGGCTCGTGGGATCTCGACGGTGTCGTGAAGGGCTGGGCGGCGGCACGCGCGGCACGTGAGCTGGCGGCGGACGGCCTCCGCGACTACAGCCTCAACGCGGGCGGCGACGTCGTGGTCGCCGGAAGCCCGGGCGACGGCGCACTGTGGAACGTCGGCATCCGGTCGCCCCACGATCCGGCGGCGATGCTCGCCGTGCTCGCCCTCACCGACGGCGCCGTGGCGACGTCCGGCGCCTACGAGCGCGGATCCCACATCGTCGACGGCCGCGACGACTCCCCCGCCGGCGGTCTGCTGAGCGCCACCGTGATCGCCGACGACCTGACCACGGCCGACGTGCTCGCGACCGCCGTCTTCGCCCTCGGTGCCGATGGCCTCCACTGGGCCATCGAGCAGGGAGCGCGGGGCGTGCTGGCGATGGATGCGGCGGGCCGCATCCTGGGCGTCGGCGAGCTCCCTTTCGCCCGTCCCGCGGCCGCCGGATGA
- a CDS encoding FMN-binding protein, with product MSSTSWRGTVLFTTILVVMGATVGLKLYGIGEDATTPAATSTTTSSATGSSGSGGDSSGTTSGSSDAASSSPSATPSPTQSSSTTVITGSAVETRYGAVQVKVTFSGSTITAVDTIQSPDREGRDVEINAQALPILEQEVLSSQSANIDTVSGATYTSEGYIQSVQSAIDQR from the coding sequence ATGAGCAGCACATCCTGGCGGGGAACCGTCCTCTTCACCACCATCCTCGTCGTCATGGGTGCGACCGTCGGCCTGAAGCTCTACGGGATCGGCGAAGACGCGACGACGCCGGCGGCGACGTCCACCACCACGTCGAGCGCCACCGGCTCCAGCGGAAGCGGGGGCGACAGTTCGGGCACCACGTCCGGCTCGTCGGACGCCGCGTCCAGCTCCCCGTCGGCGACGCCGAGCCCGACGCAGTCCTCCTCGACCACGGTCATCACCGGTTCCGCAGTAGAGACCCGCTACGGCGCCGTGCAGGTGAAGGTCACCTTCTCCGGCAGCACGATCACGGCCGTCGACACCATCCAGTCCCCCGACCGCGAAGGACGGGACGTCGAGATCAACGCGCAGGCGCTGCCGATCCTCGAGCAGGAGGTGCTGTCGTCGCAGTCGGCGAACATCGACACCGTCTCGGGAGCGACCTACACCTCCGAGGGCTACATCCAGTCCGTCCAGTCGGCGATCGACCAGCGGTGA
- a CDS encoding ferredoxin reductase family protein, with protein sequence MDHTSTAAAPFPQAPSRPRPRSHGGSSPAGARTVRAALVLGVVVVLGMWWLTVPAGFSVTPANALTSIGELAGMVGGFLVCAQVLLIARVPWFERAVGLDKLVSWHRSLGASVLFLIVVHVLFLVFGGELVDTNPPWTEFVSILQNYPDMLTALIGTIAFLVVGLSSARLIRTKLSYEVWYWLHVTTYVSIFLTFFHQLSGGAHFVAQPINRILWIALYLGTAAAVLTWRFILPTMDAWKGRMRVAAVVPESEGVNSVWLTGPRVEQLGVRAGNFLLFRFLSRGHLGSAHPYSVSAVPADGYLRITVGAIGDHSTRMPALKLGSLVFAEGPFGRFTADRASRARILLIAGGAGIGPIRALAEELVRRGAQPVVLYRARSARHLALLGELQAMPGVTVIPLVGRRSELGYDPLDVEPLRHLIPDAHDWEAFICGPEGMGERAESSLRALRMPKRFIHREELSMS encoded by the coding sequence ATGGATCACACGTCGACCGCCGCGGCACCCTTCCCGCAGGCGCCCTCCCGCCCCCGGCCGCGGTCGCACGGAGGGTCGTCGCCGGCCGGCGCACGCACCGTCCGCGCGGCTCTCGTGCTCGGCGTCGTGGTCGTACTGGGGATGTGGTGGCTCACCGTCCCCGCCGGCTTCTCCGTCACCCCTGCGAACGCCCTCACGTCGATCGGCGAACTGGCGGGCATGGTCGGCGGGTTCCTGGTCTGCGCACAGGTGCTGCTGATCGCCCGGGTGCCGTGGTTCGAGCGGGCGGTCGGCCTCGACAAGCTCGTCTCCTGGCACCGCTCCCTCGGCGCATCCGTGCTGTTCCTGATCGTCGTGCACGTGCTGTTCCTGGTGTTCGGCGGCGAACTCGTCGACACGAACCCGCCGTGGACGGAGTTCGTCAGCATCCTGCAGAACTACCCCGACATGCTGACGGCGCTGATCGGCACGATCGCCTTCCTGGTCGTCGGCCTGAGCAGCGCCCGGCTGATCCGCACGAAGCTGTCGTACGAGGTCTGGTACTGGCTGCACGTCACGACCTACGTCTCGATCTTCCTCACGTTCTTCCACCAGTTGAGCGGCGGCGCCCACTTCGTCGCGCAGCCGATCAACCGCATCCTGTGGATCGCGCTCTACCTCGGCACGGCCGCCGCGGTGCTGACGTGGCGGTTCATCCTGCCGACGATGGATGCGTGGAAGGGCCGGATGCGGGTGGCTGCGGTCGTCCCCGAGAGCGAGGGCGTGAACAGCGTCTGGCTCACCGGACCGCGCGTGGAGCAGCTGGGCGTCCGCGCCGGCAACTTCCTCCTCTTCCGCTTCCTCAGCCGCGGCCACCTCGGGTCCGCGCACCCGTACTCCGTGTCGGCCGTCCCGGCCGACGGCTACCTGCGCATCACGGTCGGGGCGATCGGAGACCACTCCACGCGTATGCCGGCTCTCAAGCTCGGCTCCCTGGTGTTCGCCGAGGGACCCTTCGGCCGGTTCACCGCCGACCGCGCGAGCCGTGCGCGCATCCTGCTCATCGCGGGCGGCGCCGGAATCGGGCCGATCCGCGCCCTCGCCGAGGAGCTCGTCCGGCGCGGCGCGCAACCGGTCGTCCTCTACCGGGCCCGCTCGGCGCGGCACCTGGCCCTCCTCGGCGAACTGCAGGCCATGCCGGGCGTCACCGTCATCCCGTTGGTCGGGCGGCGCTCCGAGCTCGGCTACGACCCGCTCGACGTCGAGCCCCTCCGCCACCTCATCCCGGATGCCCACGACTGGGAGGCCTTCATCTGCGGCCCCGAGGGGATGGGCGAACGGGCCGAGTCGTCCCTCCGCGCGCTCCGGATGCCGAAGCGCTTCATCCACCGAGAAGAACTGAGCATGTCATGA
- a CDS encoding EAL domain-containing protein: protein MATTELDARELARAIAAHQLQVHVQPQIDLASGAVVAVEGLCRWTHPTRGPVPPAEFVALAEATGVIHDLGLFALRECCRIGREWRERGYDLAVAVNVSPLQLETDRFFDELERQLADSGLAPADLIVEVTEAERIADYSAVTGRLDIIQKWGVTVSIDDFGSGHSSIERALAVHAQELKLDRSLIAGADWEAVADAVAQAKTGGMRVVAEGIETADQLAAVRSAGCDRGQGYFIARPTDPDRFADWLQTFVG from the coding sequence GTGGCGACGACTGAGCTGGATGCGCGGGAGCTCGCCCGCGCGATCGCCGCCCATCAGCTCCAGGTGCACGTTCAGCCGCAGATCGACCTCGCCTCCGGCGCCGTCGTGGCGGTCGAGGGCCTGTGCCGGTGGACGCATCCCACACGGGGTCCCGTACCGCCCGCCGAGTTCGTCGCGCTGGCCGAGGCGACCGGCGTCATCCACGACCTCGGCCTGTTCGCCCTGCGTGAGTGCTGCCGCATCGGCCGCGAGTGGCGGGAGCGCGGCTACGACCTGGCGGTCGCCGTGAACGTCTCCCCGCTGCAGCTCGAGACGGACCGCTTCTTCGACGAGCTCGAACGCCAGCTCGCGGACTCCGGACTGGCTCCGGCGGACCTCATCGTCGAGGTCACCGAGGCTGAGCGGATCGCCGACTACAGCGCCGTCACCGGCCGGCTGGACATCATCCAGAAGTGGGGCGTCACCGTATCCATCGACGACTTCGGATCCGGGCACTCGTCCATCGAGCGTGCGCTCGCCGTCCACGCCCAGGAGCTCAAGCTCGACCGCAGCCTCATCGCCGGCGCCGACTGGGAGGCGGTCGCCGACGCGGTCGCTCAGGCGAAGACGGGCGGTATGCGCGTCGTGGCGGAGGGCATCGAGACCGCCGACCAGCTGGCCGCCGTGCGCTCGGCGGGGTGCGATCGCGGCCAGGGGTATTTCATCGCGCGTCCGACCGATCCGGATCGTTTCGCCGACTGGTTGCAAACATTCGTAGGCTAA
- a CDS encoding diguanylate cyclase, whose product MRPIAADDLPCAIVRLDAEGRIVEANDLFAEWTGLPVAELTGRPFKSVRQRFAGVGGRSEGMVRLAHRDGSYRPVIVGREDSGDGAVLVLVDAADRAERERELMRSQALQERTRNRLELIIDSSIAFSAATSEQELVDILATTVAKAYQAEQSAVFLRDECGGFLQASGDNPLHGMPGGETLVAQASGLRNVLAVSGAAAADEVTPVLGAAMRGAGVHAVLVAPIQHDDLLFGVFVAFFLHPRQFDSEAAPLADALAGQAAQAITTLRLQRQLEHAAMHDETTGLPNRRRLETQLLEYGRATPALVATLFIDLDGFKRVNDGLGHHVGDLLLREVGRRLQEVVRQEDLVARYGGDEFVVVCEVPEVAAAEDVADRIRLAIGLPFADLPEGFPISASIGMSIARTSDPGWNPDRLIREADHAMYSAKNAGGNRVVGSSID is encoded by the coding sequence GTGCGCCCCATTGCTGCGGACGACCTGCCCTGCGCCATCGTGCGGCTGGATGCGGAGGGCCGGATCGTCGAAGCGAACGATCTGTTCGCCGAGTGGACCGGTCTGCCTGTGGCCGAGCTCACGGGACGGCCGTTCAAGTCCGTCCGGCAGCGGTTCGCCGGCGTGGGCGGACGGTCGGAGGGCATGGTGCGCCTGGCGCACCGCGACGGGTCGTACCGCCCGGTGATCGTCGGCCGCGAGGACTCCGGCGACGGGGCGGTCCTCGTGCTGGTCGACGCCGCCGACCGCGCCGAGCGCGAGCGGGAGCTGATGCGGTCGCAGGCGCTCCAGGAGCGCACCCGGAACCGGCTGGAGCTCATCATCGACTCCTCGATCGCGTTCTCGGCGGCGACCAGCGAGCAGGAGCTGGTCGACATCCTGGCCACGACCGTCGCGAAGGCCTACCAGGCCGAGCAGTCCGCGGTCTTCCTCCGGGACGAATGCGGCGGATTCCTGCAGGCGTCCGGCGACAACCCGCTGCACGGGATGCCCGGCGGCGAGACTCTCGTCGCCCAGGCCTCCGGGCTGCGGAACGTGCTCGCCGTGAGCGGCGCCGCTGCCGCCGACGAGGTGACCCCGGTGCTCGGCGCCGCCATGCGCGGCGCCGGAGTGCATGCGGTGCTCGTGGCGCCCATCCAGCACGACGATCTGCTGTTCGGTGTCTTCGTCGCCTTCTTCCTGCACCCGCGGCAGTTCGACTCGGAGGCCGCTCCGCTGGCGGACGCGCTCGCCGGACAGGCCGCGCAGGCGATCACCACCCTCCGCCTGCAGCGGCAGCTGGAGCACGCGGCCATGCACGACGAGACGACCGGGCTGCCGAACCGCCGTCGGCTGGAGACGCAGCTGCTCGAGTACGGCCGGGCCACTCCGGCCCTCGTCGCCACGCTCTTCATCGACCTCGACGGCTTCAAGCGTGTCAACGACGGTCTCGGCCATCACGTCGGCGACCTGCTGCTGCGGGAGGTCGGACGACGCCTGCAGGAGGTGGTGCGGCAGGAGGACCTGGTGGCCCGCTACGGCGGCGACGAGTTCGTCGTCGTCTGCGAAGTGCCCGAGGTCGCCGCTGCGGAGGACGTCGCCGACCGCATCCGCCTCGCGATCGGCCTGCCCTTCGCCGACCTGCCGGAGGGATTCCCGATCAGCGCCAGCATCGGGATGTCGATCGCCCGGACGAGCGACCCGGGCTGGAACCCGGACCGGCTCATCCGCGAGGCCGACCACGCGATGTACTCAGCGAAGAACGCGGGCGGCAACCGCGTGGTCGGCAGCTCGATCGACTGA
- a CDS encoding YihY/virulence factor BrkB family protein has protein sequence MSDVGASKRLADAPSPEDSRKPESPHHLDKPSWKLVLKRTMREFSTDKCTDIAASLTYYGILSLFPGLIALVSLLGVVGQGRSATNALMGIVKQVAPGSTAQLLEGPIRNAVNSPASGFALVFGIVVAIWSASGYVGAFSRAMNRIYEIDEGRPFWKLKPQQLVVTVITVVLVTIVTLILVVSGPVTKAIGDALGLGAGPRIAWEIAKWPVLLLVVVVIIAVLYYAAPNAKQPKFRWISMGAVIAIVVLAVATLLFAFYVATFANYEKTYGPLAGVIVFLLWVWIANLALLFGAEFDAETERGRELQAGMAAEETIQLPPRDTRLSEKSEQKEEELIDEARKVREDAD, from the coding sequence ATGAGCGATGTCGGGGCCAGCAAGCGCCTGGCCGATGCCCCTTCCCCCGAGGACTCCCGCAAGCCGGAGAGTCCGCACCACCTCGACAAGCCGTCCTGGAAGCTGGTGCTGAAGCGCACCATGCGCGAGTTCAGCACCGACAAATGCACGGACATCGCGGCTTCGCTGACCTACTACGGCATCCTGTCGCTGTTCCCGGGGCTGATCGCCCTCGTCTCCTTGCTCGGCGTCGTGGGGCAGGGACGCTCCGCTACGAACGCCCTGATGGGGATCGTGAAGCAGGTGGCGCCCGGTTCCACCGCGCAGCTGCTGGAGGGCCCCATCCGGAACGCGGTGAACTCCCCGGCATCCGGGTTCGCGCTGGTCTTCGGCATCGTCGTCGCCATCTGGTCCGCCTCCGGCTACGTGGGGGCGTTCTCCCGCGCGATGAACCGCATCTACGAGATCGACGAAGGCCGGCCGTTCTGGAAGCTCAAGCCCCAGCAGCTCGTGGTGACCGTCATCACCGTGGTGCTCGTCACCATCGTCACACTCATCCTCGTGGTCTCAGGTCCCGTCACCAAGGCCATCGGTGACGCTCTGGGCCTGGGCGCCGGTCCGCGCATCGCGTGGGAGATCGCCAAGTGGCCGGTCCTGCTCCTGGTGGTCGTCGTCATCATCGCGGTGCTGTACTACGCCGCCCCCAACGCCAAGCAGCCGAAGTTCCGCTGGATCAGCATGGGCGCCGTGATCGCGATCGTGGTGCTCGCTGTCGCGACTCTGCTGTTCGCGTTCTACGTCGCGACGTTCGCCAACTACGAGAAGACGTACGGTCCGCTCGCCGGGGTGATCGTCTTCCTGCTCTGGGTGTGGATCGCCAACCTCGCGCTTCTCTTCGGAGCGGAGTTCGACGCCGAGACCGAGCGCGGCCGGGAACTGCAGGCCGGCATGGCGGCCGAGGAGACCATCCAGCTGCCGCCGCGCGACACCCGTCTCAGCGAGAAGTCGGAGCAGAAGGAGGAGGAGCTCATCGACGAGGCCCGCAAGGTGCGGGAGGACGCCGACTGA
- a CDS encoding DUF3618 domain-containing protein, whose protein sequence is MSDDPDAIRADIEATRRNLSGDVDALADKVTPSKIVDRQTRKVKGAWHSLSDRVMGTADDVGGTVSNAGESVADAGRTVVNKAQGNPLAVGLIAFGVGALVASLIPASNKEKELASSAKDAAQPLLQEAADVGKQVANDLKEPAQQAVQSVKETAQEGVSTVKEEATDRASDVADDAKQSQQRLQSDQ, encoded by the coding sequence ATGAGTGACGACCCCGACGCCATCCGCGCCGACATCGAGGCCACGCGCCGCAATCTGAGCGGAGACGTGGACGCACTGGCCGACAAGGTCACGCCCAGCAAGATCGTGGACCGCCAGACCCGCAAGGTCAAAGGCGCCTGGCACTCCCTCAGCGACCGGGTGATGGGCACCGCCGACGACGTGGGAGGCACCGTCTCCAACGCCGGCGAGTCCGTCGCCGACGCCGGCCGCACCGTCGTGAACAAGGCGCAGGGCAACCCGCTCGCCGTCGGCCTCATCGCCTTCGGCGTCGGCGCCCTCGTCGCCTCGCTGATCCCGGCGAGCAACAAGGAGAAGGAGCTCGCATCCTCGGCGAAGGATGCGGCACAGCCCCTGCTCCAGGAGGCGGCCGACGTCGGCAAGCAGGTCGCGAACGACCTCAAGGAGCCGGCCCAGCAGGCCGTCCAGTCGGTGAAGGAGACCGCGCAGGAGGGGGTGTCCACCGTCAAGGAGGAGGCCACCGACCGCGCGAGCGATGTCGCCGACGACGCCAAGCAGTCGCAGCAGCGGTTGCAGTCCGACCAGTAG
- a CDS encoding phage holin family protein, with protein MTDQPSAAEDRAANSSLGELLGEVSRDLSTLIRQEMELAKAEIRQTATRAGKGAGLLGGAGYAGLMAVFFLSIALWWALGYLVGNAWSAVIVAVIWAIVALVLYLVGRKQLATVKGAPQTVETVKEIPPTLKPNGENR; from the coding sequence ATGACCGACCAGCCCAGTGCCGCAGAGGATCGCGCAGCGAACAGTTCGCTGGGCGAGCTCCTCGGAGAGGTCAGTCGCGATCTCTCCACGCTGATCCGCCAGGAGATGGAACTCGCCAAAGCCGAGATCCGGCAGACCGCCACGCGCGCCGGAAAGGGCGCCGGGCTGCTGGGAGGCGCCGGCTACGCCGGACTGATGGCGGTGTTCTTCCTGTCGATCGCCCTGTGGTGGGCGCTCGGCTACCTGGTCGGCAACGCCTGGTCCGCGGTGATCGTCGCCGTGATCTGGGCGATCGTCGCGCTCGTCCTGTACCTGGTCGGGCGCAAGCAGCTGGCGACCGTGAAAGGCGCACCGCAGACCGTCGAGACGGTCAAGGAAATCCCCCCGACCCTGAAACCGAACGGAGAGAACCGATGA
- a CDS encoding dihydrofolate reductase family protein, producing MGRLLYSAIASVDGYTVDAAGSFAWAAPDAEVHAFANALERGVGTVLYGRRMYETMRVWQDMPGAEDDPVTAEFAAAWRDSDKIVFSSSLAEVTTPRTRLERTFDPDAVRTLVQDAEHDVSIGGPTLAARAFAAGLVAEVWLMLVPVAVGGGTPALPLGQRLGLELRDERRFGNGTVALHYAVQN from the coding sequence ATGGGACGCCTCCTCTATTCCGCGATCGCCTCCGTCGACGGCTACACGGTCGACGCCGCCGGCTCGTTCGCCTGGGCCGCGCCGGACGCGGAGGTGCACGCCTTCGCGAACGCTCTGGAACGGGGCGTCGGCACCGTGCTCTACGGGCGCCGGATGTACGAGACGATGCGGGTCTGGCAGGACATGCCGGGGGCGGAGGACGATCCGGTGACGGCCGAGTTCGCGGCCGCCTGGCGGGACTCCGACAAGATCGTCTTCTCGTCGAGCCTCGCCGAGGTGACCACTCCCCGCACGCGGCTGGAGCGGACCTTCGACCCGGATGCGGTGCGCACGCTGGTGCAGGACGCCGAGCACGACGTGTCGATCGGCGGGCCGACCCTCGCGGCCCGCGCGTTCGCCGCCGGCCTGGTCGCCGAGGTGTGGCTCATGCTCGTGCCCGTAGCCGTGGGCGGCGGCACGCCCGCCCTGCCGCTGGGCCAGCGCCTCGGGCTGGAGCTCCGCGACGAGCGCCGCTTCGGCAACGGCACGGTGGCCCTGCACTACGCCGTACAGAACTGA
- a CDS encoding MerR family transcriptional regulator produces the protein MRISELAERAGVTVKAVRYYERLGLVAPTRLGNGYREYGDEHLRAVREIRELAATGIPPGKARPFIECLGSGHAHSDECPASRDAYRDGLAELDSAIAQLERRRELLARRLAGAEHRIPEPEHGCGCTVPLP, from the coding sequence ATGCGCATCAGCGAGCTGGCCGAACGGGCCGGAGTGACGGTGAAGGCCGTCCGCTACTACGAGCGACTCGGCCTGGTCGCTCCCACGCGGCTGGGCAACGGCTATCGGGAGTACGGCGACGAGCACCTGCGCGCCGTGCGGGAGATCCGGGAGCTCGCCGCCACGGGCATCCCGCCGGGCAAGGCGCGCCCGTTCATCGAGTGCCTCGGGTCCGGTCACGCGCACAGTGACGAGTGCCCCGCATCCCGCGACGCCTACCGCGACGGCCTCGCCGAGCTCGACAGCGCCATCGCGCAGCTCGAGCGGCGCCGGGAACTGCTGGCCCGGCGGCTCGCGGGGGCCGAGCACCGCATCCCCGAGCCGGAGCACGGCTGCGGGTGCACCGTCCCCCTGCCCTGA
- a CDS encoding MarR family transcriptional regulator: MPDDVLALENQVCFGLAVAARSVIALYRPVLEPLSLTHPQYLVMLALWEQEPRSVKNLSDTLALEPATLSPLLKRLEATGYVERRRSTADERALEVRLTVRGRALRAEAEQIPPRIIERLGLPIADLENLRESLQAIIAAAARTP, from the coding sequence GTGCCAGACGACGTCCTCGCCCTCGAGAACCAGGTGTGCTTCGGCCTGGCGGTGGCGGCCCGGAGCGTGATCGCCCTCTACCGGCCGGTGCTCGAACCGCTGTCGCTGACGCATCCGCAGTACCTCGTGATGCTCGCGCTGTGGGAGCAGGAGCCGCGGTCCGTCAAGAACCTGAGCGACACGCTCGCGCTGGAGCCGGCGACCCTCTCGCCGCTGCTCAAGCGGCTGGAGGCGACGGGCTACGTGGAGCGACGCCGCAGCACGGCGGACGAGCGCGCGCTGGAGGTGCGCCTGACCGTACGCGGCCGGGCGCTGCGCGCGGAGGCGGAACAGATCCCGCCGCGCATCATCGAGCGTCTCGGCCTGCCGATCGCCGACCTCGAGAACCTGCGCGAGAGCCTCCAGGCCATCATCGCGGCCGCCGCACGCACCCCCTAG
- a CDS encoding DUF6458 family protein: protein MGIGSGIFIFVVGLILAFALQVEVSWIDLKTTGYILMGAGLVVFVTSLAFALRRRPRTVIRRESIDPATGERVERRTDEY from the coding sequence ATGGGCATCGGAAGCGGCATCTTCATCTTCGTCGTCGGGCTCATCCTCGCCTTCGCCCTGCAGGTCGAGGTGAGCTGGATCGACCTGAAGACGACCGGGTACATCCTGATGGGCGCGGGGCTGGTGGTGTTCGTCACCTCCCTGGCGTTCGCGCTGCGGCGCCGGCCCCGCACCGTCATCCGGCGCGAGAGCATCGACCCTGCCACCGGCGAGCGGGTCGAGCGACGCACCGATGAGTACTGA
- a CDS encoding shikimate 5-dehydrogenase produces the protein MPILNKDMQVCISLAGRPSNIGTRFHNFLYDELGLNFVYKAFTTDDLEGAVRGIRALGIRGCSVSMPFKEAIIPLVDNLEPSAVAIESVNTVVNEDGLLTASNTDYEAVAQLLAEHRVDPAQRVLVRGSGGMAKAVVAAFRGAGFDDLTVLARNTDAGPALAERYDYAWVAEDPEPDFDVIVNVTPLGMRGDTESVLSFERPFIERASTVFDVVAFPSETPLIAAAREAATAVITGAEVIALQAARQFERYTGVALTPEQVARASEFSRAE, from the coding sequence ATGCCCATCCTGAACAAGGACATGCAGGTCTGCATCTCGCTGGCCGGCCGCCCCAGCAACATCGGCACGCGCTTCCACAACTTCCTGTACGACGAGCTCGGACTGAACTTCGTCTACAAGGCGTTCACGACCGACGACCTGGAGGGCGCCGTGCGCGGCATCCGGGCCCTCGGCATCCGCGGCTGCTCCGTCTCGATGCCGTTCAAGGAGGCGATCATCCCGCTGGTCGACAACCTGGAGCCGTCCGCCGTCGCCATCGAGTCCGTGAACACCGTGGTCAACGAGGATGGACTGCTCACGGCATCCAACACCGACTACGAAGCCGTCGCGCAGCTGCTCGCCGAGCACCGGGTCGACCCCGCGCAGCGGGTCCTGGTGCGCGGCTCCGGCGGGATGGCGAAGGCCGTGGTCGCCGCCTTCCGCGGCGCCGGCTTCGACGACCTCACCGTGCTGGCGCGCAACACCGACGCCGGCCCGGCGCTGGCGGAACGGTACGACTACGCCTGGGTCGCGGAGGACCCGGAGCCCGACTTCGACGTCATCGTCAACGTGACACCGCTCGGGATGCGCGGCGACACCGAGTCCGTCCTCTCCTTCGAGCGGCCGTTCATCGAGCGTGCATCCACCGTCTTCGACGTGGTCGCGTTCCCGTCCGAGACGCCGCTGATCGCCGCGGCGCGCGAGGCGGCCACGGCGGTCATCACCGGCGCCGAGGTGATCGCGCTGCAGGCGGCGCGGCAGTTCGAGCGCTACACGGGCGTCGCGCTGACGCCGGAGCAGGTCGCCCGGGCGTCGGAGTTCTCCCGAGCGGAGTGA